Proteins encoded by one window of Enterobacter hormaechei subsp. xiangfangensis:
- the asd gene encoding aspartate-semialdehyde dehydrogenase, which produces MKNVGFIGWRGMVGSVLMQRMVEERDFDAIRPVFFSTSQLGQAAPSFGGTTGTLQDAYDLEALKALDIIVTCQGGDYTNEIYPKLRESGWQGYWIDAASSLRMKDDAIIILDPVNQGVITDGLNNGVKTFVGGNCTVSLMLMSLGGLFAQDLVEWVSVATYQAASGGGARHMRELLTQMGQLHQSVAAELADPASAILDIERKVTQLTRSGELPVDNFGVPLAGGLIPWIDKQLDNGQTREEWKGQAETNKILGTVNTIPVDGLCVRIGALRCHSQAFTIKLKKDVSIPTVEELLAAHNPWAKVVPNDRDITMRELTPAAVTGTLTTPVGRLRKLNMGPEYLSAFTVGDQLLWGAAEPLRRMLRQLA; this is translated from the coding sequence ATGAAAAACGTTGGTTTTATCGGCTGGCGCGGTATGGTCGGCTCTGTACTCATGCAACGCATGGTTGAAGAGCGCGATTTCGACGCCATCCGCCCGGTCTTCTTCTCCACTTCCCAGCTCGGCCAGGCTGCACCGTCCTTTGGGGGTACCACAGGCACGTTGCAGGATGCTTACGACCTGGAGGCGCTGAAGGCACTCGACATTATTGTGACCTGCCAGGGCGGCGATTATACCAACGAAATCTATCCGAAGCTGCGTGAAAGCGGCTGGCAGGGCTACTGGATTGACGCGGCCTCTTCGCTTCGCATGAAAGACGATGCCATCATTATTCTTGACCCGGTTAACCAGGGCGTCATCACCGACGGCCTGAACAACGGCGTGAAAACCTTTGTTGGCGGTAACTGCACCGTCAGCCTGATGCTGATGTCCCTCGGCGGTCTGTTCGCACAGGATCTGGTGGAGTGGGTCTCCGTGGCGACCTACCAGGCGGCGTCCGGCGGTGGCGCGCGTCATATGCGCGAGCTGCTGACCCAGATGGGCCAGCTGCACCAGAGCGTCGCTGCCGAGCTGGCAGACCCGGCGTCCGCGATCCTCGATATCGAGCGTAAAGTCACTCAGCTCACCCGCAGCGGCGAGCTGCCGGTGGATAACTTCGGCGTACCGCTGGCCGGCGGCCTGATCCCGTGGATAGACAAACAGCTGGATAACGGCCAGACCCGCGAAGAGTGGAAGGGCCAGGCTGAGACCAACAAAATCCTCGGCACCGTGAACACCATTCCGGTTGACGGTCTGTGCGTGCGTATCGGCGCGCTGCGCTGCCACAGCCAGGCCTTCACCATTAAACTGAAAAAAGATGTGTCTATTCCGACCGTGGAAGAGCTGCTGGCCGCGCATAACCCGTGGGCGAAAGTGGTGCCAAACGATCGCGATATCACCATGCGCGAACTGACCCCGGCAGCCGTCACCGGCACGCTGACCACCCCGGTTGGCCGCCTGCGCAAGCTGAACATGGGGCCTGAGTACCTCTCCGCGTTCACCGTTGGCGACCAGCTTCTGTGGGGTGCCGCCGAGCCGCTGCGCCGCATGCTGCGCCAGCTGGCGTAA
- the gntK gene encoding gluconokinase: protein MSTTNHDHHVYVLMGVSGSGKSAVASEVAHQLQAAFLDGDFLHPRSNIMKMASGEPLNDDDRKPWLQALNDAAFAMQRTNKVSLIVCSALKKTYRDLLRDGNPNLSFIYLKGDFGVIESRLKARKGHFFKTQMLVTQFEALQEPGADEQDVLVVDIDQPLEGVVASTIEVINKRQ from the coding sequence TTGAGCACGACTAATCACGATCACCACGTTTACGTCCTGATGGGCGTGTCCGGTAGCGGTAAATCTGCCGTGGCGAGCGAAGTGGCGCATCAACTCCAGGCTGCGTTTCTTGATGGTGACTTCCTCCATCCGCGTAGCAACATCATGAAAATGGCTTCCGGCGAGCCGCTGAACGACGACGACCGCAAACCGTGGTTGCAGGCGCTGAATGACGCCGCGTTCGCGATGCAGCGCACCAATAAAGTCTCCCTGATCGTCTGTTCCGCGCTGAAAAAAACCTATCGCGACCTGCTGCGCGACGGCAACCCGAACCTCTCTTTCATCTACCTGAAAGGCGATTTCGGGGTGATTGAAAGCCGCCTGAAGGCGCGTAAAGGCCACTTCTTCAAAACCCAGATGCTGGTAACGCAGTTCGAAGCGTTGCAGGAGCCGGGTGCTGACGAGCAGGATGTCTTAGTGGTTGATATCGATCAGCCGCTGGAAGGTGTTGTTGCCAGCACCATCGAGGTTATTAATAAAAGGCAGTAA
- the glgB gene encoding 1,4-alpha-glucan branching enzyme, with translation MSDRISRDVINALIAGHFADPFSVLGMHRTEAGLEVRALLPDATEVWVIEPKTGRKVGNLECLDSRGFFSGVMPRRKNPFRYQLAVIWHGQQNLIDDPYSFGPLLKEMDAWLLSEGTHLRPYETLGAHADTMDGITGTRFAVWAPNAQRVSVVGQFNYWDGRRHPMRLRRETGIWELFIPGAHNGQLYKFEMIDANGKLRIKSDPYAFEAELRPNTASLICGLPEKVVQTEERKQANRFDAPISVYEVHLGSWRRHTDNNFWLSYRELADQLVPYAKWMGFTHLELLPINEHPFDGSWGYQPTGLYAPTRRFGTRDDFRYFIDAAHAAGLNVILDWVPGHFPSDDFALAEFDGTKLYEHSDPREGYHQDWNTLIYNYGRREVSNYLVGNALYWIERFGIDALRVDAVASMIYRDYSRKEGEWIPNEYGGRENLEAIEFLRNTNRIIGEQVEGAVTMAEESTDFPGVSRPPSMGGLGFWYKWNLGWMHDTLDYMKLDPVYRQYHHDKLTFGLLYNYTENFMLPLSHDEVVHGKKSILDRMPGDAWQKFANLRAYYGWMFAFPGKKLLFMGNEFAQGREWNHDTSLDWHLLEGADNWHHGVQRLVRDLNLTYRHHKALHELDFDPYGFEWLVVDDHERSVFVFARRDKAGNEIIVASNFTPVPREHYRFGINQPGKWREILNTDSMHYHGSNAGNGGLVQSDAIESHGRPNSLSLTLPPLGTIWLVREGE, from the coding sequence ATGTCCGATCGTATTTCGAGAGACGTGATTAATGCGCTTATTGCGGGTCACTTTGCCGACCCCTTTTCTGTGCTAGGGATGCACCGTACAGAGGCCGGACTGGAAGTTCGTGCGCTGTTACCGGATGCAACAGAAGTGTGGGTTATCGAACCCAAAACCGGCCGCAAGGTGGGTAATCTGGAATGCCTCGACTCGCGTGGCTTCTTCTCGGGCGTCATGCCCCGCCGTAAAAATCCTTTTCGTTATCAGCTTGCCGTTATCTGGCACGGTCAGCAAAACCTGATTGACGATCCCTATAGCTTCGGCCCGCTTTTAAAAGAGATGGACGCCTGGCTGCTGTCCGAAGGGACCCATTTACGCCCTTACGAAACGCTGGGTGCCCATGCGGATACCATGGACGGTATCACCGGCACGCGTTTTGCCGTATGGGCGCCAAACGCCCAGCGCGTCTCCGTTGTCGGGCAGTTCAACTACTGGGACGGTCGTCGTCACCCCATGCGCCTGCGCCGGGAAACCGGCATCTGGGAGCTGTTTATCCCCGGTGCGCACAACGGTCAGCTCTACAAATTCGAGATGATCGATGCCAACGGCAAGCTGCGCATTAAATCTGACCCGTACGCCTTTGAGGCCGAACTGCGCCCGAATACCGCCTCGCTGATTTGCGGCCTGCCGGAGAAGGTTGTCCAGACGGAAGAGCGCAAGCAGGCTAACCGCTTTGATGCGCCGATCTCCGTCTATGAAGTGCATCTCGGCTCGTGGCGTCGCCACACCGATAACAACTTCTGGCTGAGCTATCGCGAGCTGGCGGACCAGCTGGTGCCGTACGCCAAATGGATGGGCTTTACGCACCTGGAACTGCTGCCGATCAACGAGCACCCGTTCGACGGCAGCTGGGGCTATCAGCCAACCGGGCTGTATGCGCCTACGCGCCGCTTTGGCACGCGCGATGACTTCCGCTATTTCATCGATGCCGCGCACGCCGCCGGGCTGAACGTCATCCTCGACTGGGTGCCGGGCCACTTCCCGTCGGATGATTTTGCGCTGGCAGAGTTCGACGGCACAAAGCTTTACGAGCACAGCGACCCGCGCGAAGGCTATCACCAGGACTGGAACACGCTGATCTACAACTACGGTCGCCGTGAAGTATCGAACTACCTGGTCGGGAACGCGCTGTACTGGATCGAGCGTTTCGGCATTGATGCCCTGCGCGTCGATGCGGTGGCGTCGATGATTTACCGCGACTACAGCCGCAAAGAGGGTGAGTGGATCCCGAACGAGTATGGCGGGCGTGAAAACCTCGAAGCGATTGAGTTTCTGCGCAACACCAACCGCATCATCGGGGAGCAGGTGGAAGGTGCCGTGACCATGGCGGAAGAGTCCACCGACTTCCCGGGCGTTTCCCGTCCACCGTCAATGGGCGGACTGGGCTTCTGGTACAAGTGGAACCTCGGCTGGATGCACGACACGCTCGACTACATGAAGCTCGACCCGGTTTATCGTCAGTATCACCACGATAAGCTCACTTTCGGGCTGCTCTACAACTACACCGAAAACTTCATGCTGCCGCTGTCGCACGATGAAGTGGTGCACGGCAAGAAATCCATTCTCGACCGCATGCCGGGGGACGCGTGGCAGAAGTTTGCCAACCTGCGCGCCTACTACGGCTGGATGTTCGCCTTCCCGGGCAAAAAGCTGCTGTTTATGGGCAACGAATTTGCGCAGGGGCGCGAATGGAACCACGATACCAGCCTTGACTGGCATCTGCTGGAAGGCGCGGACAACTGGCACCACGGCGTACAGCGTCTGGTCCGTGACCTGAACCTGACCTATCGCCACCACAAAGCGCTGCACGAGCTGGACTTTGATCCGTACGGCTTTGAGTGGCTGGTGGTGGACGACCACGAGCGCTCGGTGTTTGTCTTTGCGCGCCGCGACAAGGCGGGTAACGAGATCATCGTCGCCAGCAACTTCACGCCAGTGCCGCGTGAACACTACCGCTTCGGCATTAACCAGCCGGGCAAATGGCGCGAAATTCTCAATACCGACTCCATGCACTACCACGGCAGCAATGCGGGTAACGGCGGGCTGGTGCAGAGCGATGCCATTGAAAGCCATGGCCGTCCGAACTCCCTGAGCCTGACGCTGCCGCCGCTTGGCACAATCTGGCTGGTGCGGGAGGGAGAATGA
- the glgX gene encoding glycogen debranching protein GlgX — translation MTQLTAGKPEPLGASFDGKGVNFTLFSAHAERVELCVFDGEGNEHRYDLPARTGDTWHGYLAGGRPGMHYGFRVHGPWEPSQGHWFNPAKLLIDPCAHRVDGEFKDDPLFHVGYGEPDHRDSAPVAPKSVVVHDLYDWEDDAPPRTPWGNTVIYEAHVKGLTYLHPSIPKEMRGTYKALGHPTMVAYLKHLGITALELLPVAHFASEPRLQRLGLSNYWGYNPLALFALDPRYAVNPEKARDEFRDAVKALHAAGIEVILDVVLNHSAESDLDGPTLSQRGIDNRSYYWIRDDGDYENWTGCGNTLNLSHPAVTHYAYECLKYWVETFHVDGFRFDLAPVMGRTPAFSQQAPLFEAIKNCPVLSKVKLIAEPWDIGEGGYQVGNFPPLFAEWNDHFRDAVRRFWLTRDLSLGEFAGRFAGSSDLFKRDGKRPSATINLVTAHDGFTLRDCVCFNQKHNEANGEENRDGTNNNHSFNHGIEGLGGSLDVIERRRASVHALLTTLLLSQGTPMLLAGDEHGHSQHGNNNAYCQDNTLTWLDWGEANSGLTHFTAALIHLRQRIPALTADRWWEEGDGNVRWLNKDAQPLSAQEWQHGIPCLQILLSDAWLVTLNATDDVAEIVLPDGEWRAIPPFAGADNPVVMAVWHGPAHGVCVFQR, via the coding sequence ATGACGCAGCTTACGGCAGGTAAACCCGAACCGCTCGGGGCGAGTTTTGACGGAAAGGGGGTGAACTTCACGCTCTTTTCCGCCCATGCGGAGCGGGTGGAACTCTGTGTGTTTGACGGGGAAGGTAACGAGCACCGTTACGATTTACCGGCGCGCACGGGGGATACCTGGCATGGCTACCTGGCCGGAGGACGGCCGGGGATGCACTACGGTTTTCGCGTACACGGCCCCTGGGAGCCCTCTCAGGGGCACTGGTTTAACCCGGCGAAGCTGCTGATTGACCCTTGTGCGCACCGGGTGGACGGTGAGTTTAAAGATGACCCGCTGTTCCACGTTGGCTACGGCGAACCTGACCACCGCGACAGCGCGCCCGTCGCGCCCAAAAGCGTGGTGGTGCACGATCTCTACGACTGGGAAGACGATGCCCCGCCGCGTACGCCTTGGGGCAACACCGTTATTTATGAAGCCCACGTTAAAGGGCTGACGTATCTGCACCCGTCAATTCCCAAAGAGATGCGCGGCACCTACAAAGCGCTTGGGCATCCGACGATGGTCGCGTACCTGAAGCACTTAGGGATCACCGCGCTGGAGCTGTTGCCCGTGGCGCATTTCGCCAGCGAGCCGCGGCTACAGCGTCTCGGGTTAAGCAACTACTGGGGCTACAACCCGCTGGCGTTGTTCGCCCTCGATCCGCGTTATGCGGTGAATCCTGAGAAGGCGCGGGATGAGTTTCGCGATGCGGTGAAGGCGCTTCACGCGGCGGGTATCGAGGTCATTCTGGACGTGGTGTTGAACCACAGTGCGGAAAGCGATCTTGACGGCCCGACGCTCTCACAGCGCGGAATCGATAACCGTAGCTATTATTGGATCAGGGACGACGGCGATTACGAGAACTGGACCGGGTGCGGTAACACCCTCAACCTCAGTCATCCGGCCGTTACGCATTACGCGTACGAGTGCCTGAAATACTGGGTTGAGACGTTCCACGTGGACGGTTTTCGCTTCGACCTGGCGCCAGTGATGGGGCGCACCCCGGCGTTCAGCCAGCAGGCGCCGCTGTTTGAGGCCATCAAAAACTGCCCGGTGCTTTCAAAGGTGAAGCTGATTGCGGAGCCCTGGGACATCGGCGAGGGCGGTTATCAGGTGGGGAACTTCCCGCCGCTGTTTGCCGAGTGGAACGACCACTTTCGCGATGCCGTCCGCCGCTTCTGGCTGACGCGCGATCTGTCGCTGGGGGAGTTTGCCGGTCGCTTTGCCGGCTCCAGCGATCTCTTTAAGCGTGACGGCAAACGTCCGTCGGCCACCATTAACCTGGTGACGGCGCACGACGGTTTTACCCTGCGCGACTGCGTTTGTTTCAATCAGAAACACAATGAGGCAAACGGCGAGGAGAATCGCGATGGGACTAACAATAACCATAGCTTTAACCATGGTATAGAAGGGTTAGGCGGAAGTCTGGATGTGATCGAGCGGCGACGCGCCAGCGTTCATGCGCTGCTGACGACGCTTTTGTTGTCGCAGGGCACGCCGATGCTGCTGGCGGGCGATGAGCACGGCCACAGCCAGCACGGCAACAACAACGCCTATTGCCAGGACAACACCCTGACCTGGCTCGACTGGGGAGAAGCGAACAGCGGGCTGACCCATTTCACCGCGGCGCTGATCCATCTTCGCCAGCGCATCCCCGCCCTCACCGCCGACCGCTGGTGGGAAGAGGGCGACGGCAACGTTCGCTGGCTGAATAAAGACGCGCAACCGTTAAGCGCGCAAGAGTGGCAACACGGCATACCCTGTCTGCAAATCCTGCTTTCGGATGCGTGGCTGGTGACGCTGAACGCGACGGATGACGTCGCAGAGATTGTTTTACCTGACGGGGAGTGGCGAGCCATTCCTCCCTTTGCCGGAGCGGATAATCCGGTTGTTATGGCTGTCTGGCACGGGCCTGCGCACGGAGTGTGCGTATTCCAAAGATGA
- the yhgN gene encoding NAAT family transporter YhgN, protein MSEIISAAVLLILIMDPLGNLPIFMSVLKHTEPKRRRAIMIRELLIALLVMFIFLFAGEKILAFLNLRAETVSISGGIILFLIAIKMIFPSAEGSSSGLPAGEEPFIVPLAIPLVAGPTILATLMLLSHQYPNQMSHLVIALLIAWGGTFIILLQSSLFLRLLGEKGVNALERLMGLILVMMATQMFLDGIRAWMKG, encoded by the coding sequence ATGAGTGAAATCATTTCCGCAGCGGTTTTATTGATCCTGATTATGGATCCGCTCGGTAATCTGCCGATCTTCATGTCGGTGCTGAAGCACACCGAGCCGAAGCGCCGTCGGGCGATCATGATCCGCGAGCTGCTCATCGCCCTGCTGGTGATGTTTATCTTCCTGTTCGCCGGTGAAAAAATTCTCGCTTTCCTGAACTTACGCGCCGAAACGGTCTCCATTTCCGGCGGGATCATTTTGTTCCTGATTGCCATTAAGATGATTTTCCCGAGCGCGGAGGGCAGCAGCAGCGGCCTGCCTGCGGGTGAAGAGCCGTTTATCGTGCCGCTGGCGATTCCGCTGGTCGCCGGGCCAACGATTCTGGCCACGCTGATGCTGCTGTCGCATCAGTATCCGAATCAGATGAGCCATCTGGTGATTGCCCTGCTGATCGCCTGGGGCGGGACGTTTATTATCCTGTTGCAGTCGTCGCTATTCCTGCGCCTGCTGGGTGAGAAAGGGGTGAACGCGCTGGAGCGCCTGATGGGGCTGATTCTGGTAATGATGGCAACGCAGATGTTCCTGGACGGGATACGGGCGTGGATGAAAGGATAG
- the glgC gene encoding glucose-1-phosphate adenylyltransferase, which yields MVRLEKNDPLMLARQLPLKTVALILAGGRGTRLKDLTIKRAKPAVHFGGKFRIIDFALSNCLNSGIRRIGVITQYQSHTLVQHIQRGWSFFSEEMNEFVDLLPAQQRVHGENWYRGTADAVTQNLDIIRRYNAEYIVILAGDHIYKQDYSHMLIDHVEKGARCTVACLPVPVAEATAFGVMHVDGDDKIIDFVEKPANPPTMPGDDTKSLASMGIYVFDADYLYELLEEDDKDENSSHDFGKDIIPKITKAGMAYAHPFPLSCVQSDPNAEPYWRDVGTLEAYWKANLDLASVTPELDMYDQNWPIRTHMESLPPAKFVQDRSGSHGMTLNSLVSGGCIISGSVVVQSVLFPRVRINSFCNIDSAVLLPDVWVGRSCRLRRCVIDRACVIPEGMVIGENAEEDARRFYRSEEGIVLVTREMLRKLQIKQER from the coding sequence ATGGTTAGATTAGAGAAGAACGATCCGTTAATGTTGGCGCGCCAGCTACCATTAAAAACAGTTGCCCTGATACTCGCGGGCGGGCGTGGTACCCGTCTGAAAGATTTGACCATCAAGCGCGCTAAACCGGCCGTTCACTTTGGTGGTAAGTTCCGTATTATCGATTTTGCACTGTCAAACTGCCTGAACTCAGGCATTCGCCGTATTGGCGTCATTACCCAATATCAGTCGCACACGCTGGTGCAGCACATTCAGCGCGGCTGGTCATTCTTCAGCGAAGAGATGAACGAGTTTGTCGATCTGCTCCCGGCGCAGCAGCGCGTTCACGGGGAGAACTGGTACCGCGGCACGGCGGATGCCGTGACCCAAAACCTCGACATCATTCGCCGCTACAACGCGGAATACATCGTTATCCTCGCCGGGGACCACATCTACAAGCAAGATTACTCCCACATGCTGATCGACCACGTCGAAAAAGGGGCGCGCTGCACCGTGGCGTGCCTGCCGGTGCCTGTTGCGGAAGCAACCGCGTTTGGCGTGATGCATGTAGATGGCGACGACAAGATTATCGACTTTGTCGAAAAACCGGCGAACCCGCCAACCATGCCGGGAGACGACACCAAATCCCTCGCCAGCATGGGGATCTATGTCTTTGACGCCGATTATCTTTATGAACTGCTGGAAGAGGACGACAAAGACGAGAACTCCAGTCACGACTTCGGCAAAGACATTATCCCGAAAATTACCAAAGCTGGCATGGCGTATGCACATCCCTTCCCGCTGTCCTGCGTGCAGTCCGATCCAAATGCGGAACCTTACTGGCGCGATGTGGGAACGCTGGAAGCGTACTGGAAAGCCAACCTCGATCTTGCGTCCGTCACGCCTGAGCTGGATATGTACGACCAGAACTGGCCGATTCGCACCCATATGGAATCGCTGCCGCCGGCGAAGTTCGTCCAGGACCGCTCCGGCAGCCACGGTATGACGCTCAACTCGCTGGTCTCTGGCGGGTGCATTATCTCCGGTTCGGTGGTGGTGCAGTCCGTGCTGTTCCCGCGCGTGCGTATAAACTCATTCTGTAATATCGATTCGGCAGTCCTGCTGCCGGATGTCTGGGTAGGGCGCTCATGTCGTCTGCGTCGCTGCGTTATCGACCGTGCCTGCGTCATTCCCGAAGGGATGGTGATTGGGGAAAATGCGGAAGAAGATGCGCGTCGTTTCTACCGTTCGGAAGAGGGGATCGTGTTAGTAACACGGGAAATGTTGCGGAAGCTGCAAATCAAACAGGAGCGATGA
- the gntU gene encoding gluconate transporter, which translates to MSTLTLVLTAVGSVLLLLFLVMKARMHAFVALMVVSIGAGLFSGMPLDKIAATMEKGMGGTLGFLAIVVALGAMFGKILHETGAVDQIAVKMLKSFGHSRAHYAIGLAGLICALPLFFEVAVVLLISVAFSMARHTGTNLVKLVIPLFAGVAAAAAFLLPGPAPMLLASQMHADFGWMILIGLCAAIPGMIIAGPLWGNFISRYVELHIPDDITEPHLGEGKMPSFGFSLSLILLPLVLVGLKTIAARFVPVGSTAYEWFEFIGHPFTAILVACLVAIYGLAMRQGMPKDRVMEICGAALQPAGIILLVIGAGGVFKQVLVDSGVGPALGEALTGMGLPIAVTCFVLAAAVRIIQGSATVACLTAVGLVMPVIEQLNYSGAQMAALSICIAGGSIVVSHVNDAGFWLFGKFTGATEAQTLKTWTLMETILGTTGAVVGMIAFTLLS; encoded by the coding sequence TTGAGTACATTAACGCTAGTTTTGACAGCAGTGGGTTCCGTATTGCTGCTGCTGTTTTTAGTGATGAAGGCACGTATGCACGCCTTCGTTGCTTTGATGGTGGTTTCTATTGGTGCTGGTCTCTTTTCCGGCATGCCGCTCGACAAAATCGCGGCGACGATGGAAAAAGGGATGGGCGGCACGCTCGGCTTCCTGGCCATTGTGGTGGCACTGGGCGCGATGTTTGGTAAGATTTTGCACGAGACGGGCGCGGTCGATCAGATTGCGGTCAAGATGCTGAAATCCTTCGGGCACAGCCGTGCGCACTACGCGATTGGTCTGGCAGGGCTGATTTGCGCGCTGCCGCTGTTCTTTGAAGTGGCCGTTGTGCTGCTGATAAGCGTCGCATTCTCCATGGCGCGCCATACCGGTACTAACCTCGTGAAGCTGGTCATTCCGCTGTTTGCGGGCGTGGCGGCGGCGGCGGCGTTCCTGCTGCCGGGGCCTGCGCCGATGCTGCTGGCCTCCCAGATGCATGCTGACTTTGGCTGGATGATCCTGATTGGCCTGTGTGCGGCGATCCCGGGGATGATTATCGCCGGTCCGCTGTGGGGAAACTTTATCAGCCGTTACGTTGAGCTGCACATTCCGGACGACATCACCGAGCCGCACCTGGGCGAGGGTAAAATGCCGTCCTTCGGCTTCAGTCTGTCGCTGATCCTGCTGCCGCTGGTGCTGGTGGGCCTGAAAACCATCGCTGCACGCTTTGTGCCGGTGGGGTCAACCGCTTACGAATGGTTCGAATTTATTGGTCATCCGTTCACTGCGATTCTGGTGGCGTGTCTGGTCGCGATTTACGGCCTGGCAATGCGTCAGGGCATGCCGAAAGACCGCGTGATGGAGATCTGTGGTGCCGCGCTGCAACCGGCGGGGATTATCCTGCTGGTGATCGGGGCGGGCGGCGTGTTCAAGCAGGTGCTGGTGGATTCCGGCGTTGGCCCGGCGCTGGGCGAAGCGCTGACCGGAATGGGCCTGCCGATTGCGGTCACCTGCTTTGTACTGGCCGCGGCGGTGCGTATCATTCAGGGCTCCGCGACCGTGGCGTGCTTAACCGCCGTGGGTCTGGTAATGCCGGTGATTGAACAGCTGAACTACTCCGGCGCGCAGATGGCGGCGCTCTCTATCTGTATCGCGGGTGGTTCGATTGTGGTGTCTCACGTGAACGATGCAGGCTTCTGGCTGTTCGGTAAATTTACCGGCGCAACCGAAGCGCAAACCCTGAAAACCTGGACGCTGATGGAAACCATCCTCGGCACGACGGGTGCGGTTGTCGGGATGATTGCGTTTACGCTGCTGAGCTGA
- the glgA gene encoding glycogen synthase GlgA, with product MQVLHVCSEMFPLLKTGGLADVLGALPAAQIAGGVDTRVLLPAFPDIRRGIPDAKVVTRRETFAGRITLLFGHYNGTGIYLIDAPHLYDRPGSPYHDTNLYAYTDNVLRFALLGWVGAEMAVGLDPFWRPNVVHAHDWHAGLAPAYLAAKGHPAKSVFTVHNLAYQGMYYAHHMNDIDLPWSFFNMHGLEFNGQISFLKAGLYYADHITAVSPTYAREITQPEFGYGMEGLLQQRHREGRLSGILNGVDEQIWNPETDLLLAARYGRDSVEDKAENKRQLQIAMGLKVNDKVPLFAVVSRLTSQKGLDLVLEALPGLLEQGGQLALLGAGDPVLQEGFLAAAAEHPGQVGVQIGYHEAFSHRIMGGADVILVPSRFEPCGLTQLYGLKYGTLPLVRRTGGLADTVSDSSLENLADGIASGFVFEDSNAWSLLRAIRRAFVLWSRPSLWRYVQRQAMSMDFGWHVAAQSYRDLYQRLM from the coding sequence ATGCAGGTTTTACACGTATGTTCTGAGATGTTCCCGTTGTTAAAAACGGGCGGACTGGCGGATGTTCTTGGTGCACTACCGGCGGCGCAAATTGCCGGAGGGGTGGATACCCGCGTGTTGTTGCCCGCTTTTCCGGATATCCGGCGTGGTATTCCCGATGCAAAGGTTGTTACCCGTCGCGAGACCTTCGCGGGACGTATCACCCTGCTGTTTGGACATTACAATGGCACAGGGATTTACCTGATTGATGCCCCGCATTTATACGATCGACCCGGCAGCCCGTATCACGATACCAACCTGTACGCCTATACCGATAACGTGCTGCGCTTTGCCCTGCTCGGCTGGGTGGGGGCGGAGATGGCCGTCGGGCTGGATCCGTTCTGGCGTCCGAACGTGGTGCACGCGCACGACTGGCACGCGGGGCTGGCTCCTGCGTATCTGGCGGCGAAGGGGCACCCGGCCAAATCGGTGTTTACGGTGCACAACCTGGCGTATCAGGGCATGTATTACGCGCATCATATGAATGACATCGATCTGCCATGGTCGTTCTTTAACATGCACGGGCTGGAGTTTAACGGACAGATTTCTTTCCTGAAGGCGGGTCTGTACTACGCCGACCATATCACGGCGGTCAGCCCAACCTACGCGCGTGAAATTACCCAGCCGGAGTTCGGTTACGGTATGGAAGGGCTGCTGCAACAGCGCCACCGTGAAGGTCGTCTGTCGGGCATTCTGAACGGCGTAGATGAACAGATCTGGAATCCGGAAACGGACCTCCTGCTGGCGGCGCGCTATGGACGCGACTCCGTGGAGGACAAAGCGGAGAACAAGCGCCAGCTACAGATTGCGATGGGGCTGAAGGTCAACGACAAGGTACCGCTGTTTGCGGTGGTCAGCCGCCTGACCAGCCAGAAAGGGCTGGATCTGGTGCTGGAAGCGCTGCCGGGATTACTGGAGCAAGGTGGGCAACTGGCGCTGCTCGGCGCGGGCGACCCGGTATTGCAGGAAGGTTTCCTTGCGGCCGCGGCGGAACATCCGGGGCAGGTGGGCGTGCAGATTGGCTATCACGAAGCGTTCTCGCACCGCATCATGGGCGGCGCGGACGTGATTCTGGTGCCGAGCCGTTTCGAGCCCTGCGGCCTGACGCAGCTCTATGGTCTGAAATACGGCACGTTGCCGCTGGTACGCCGCACGGGCGGGCTGGCGGATACGGTGTCTGACAGCTCCCTGGAAAACCTGGCGGATGGTATCGCCAGCGGGTTTGTTTTCGAGGACAGTAATGCCTGGTCGCTGCTTCGGGCGATCCGGCGTGCTTTCGTCTTGTGGTCCCGTCCATCCCTGTGGCGTTACGTACAACGTCAGGCGATGTCCATGGACTTTGGCTGGCACGTTGCGGCGCAGTCCTACCGCGACCTTTATCAACGCTTGATGTAA